A stretch of Arthrobacter sunyaminii DNA encodes these proteins:
- a CDS encoding undecaprenyl-diphosphate phosphatase, producing MNWFEALFLGLIQGLTEFLPISSSAHLRIVGELLPGAQDPGAAFTAITQLGTETAVAVYFWKDIVRIVKSWFGSLTGRVPRNDPDARMGWLIIIGTLPIVILGLLFQDQIESTFRSLWIVATMLIVFGIILAIADAVGKQQRRLDQLTYKHGILYGLAQAMALIPGVSRSGGTITAGLFMGYTREAAARYAFLLAIPAVFGSGLFQLAKSLDEPMVYGGWETAGATLVAFIVGFIIIGWFLRYVSSRSYSLFVWYRILLGVVIYILLGLGVLTA from the coding sequence GTGAATTGGTTTGAAGCACTCTTCCTCGGTCTCATTCAGGGTCTTACTGAATTTCTCCCCATCTCCTCCAGCGCCCATCTGCGGATTGTGGGCGAGCTGCTGCCCGGCGCGCAGGATCCGGGGGCGGCCTTTACGGCCATCACGCAGCTAGGCACGGAGACGGCCGTGGCGGTGTACTTCTGGAAAGACATCGTCCGGATCGTCAAGTCCTGGTTCGGGTCGCTGACCGGACGTGTTCCGCGCAATGATCCGGATGCCCGCATGGGCTGGCTGATCATCATCGGAACGCTGCCCATCGTTATCCTCGGGCTTCTGTTCCAGGACCAGATCGAGAGCACCTTCCGCAGTCTGTGGATCGTCGCCACCATGCTGATTGTCTTCGGCATCATCCTGGCGATCGCGGATGCCGTGGGAAAGCAGCAGCGCCGTCTGGACCAGCTCACCTACAAGCACGGCATCCTTTACGGGCTCGCGCAGGCCATGGCGCTGATCCCCGGCGTCAGCCGTTCCGGCGGAACCATCACCGCAGGGCTGTTCATGGGCTACACCCGCGAGGCTGCCGCCCGGTATGCGTTCCTGCTGGCCATTCCTGCAGTCTTCGGCAGCGGCCTTTTCCAGTTGGCCAAGTCGCTGGATGAGCCGATGGTGTACGGCGGGTGGGAGACTGCCGGAGCCACCCTTGTTGCCTTCATCGTGGGATTCATCATCATCGGGTGGTTCCTGCGCTACGTTTCCAGCCGCAGCTA
- a CDS encoding DUF5703 family protein produces the protein MREQILRPSVRRPNENIRDYEYLVVSVNPGDSLSEARRIITEHAEYGKWELQRSCIYRGGARRFWLRRRIMRVRRTA, from the coding sequence ATGCGAGAACAAATTCTTCGGCCCAGCGTCCGCCGGCCAAACGAAAATATCCGGGACTATGAGTACCTTGTGGTGTCGGTGAACCCCGGAGATTCCCTCTCCGAGGCACGCCGGATCATCACCGAACATGCCGAGTACGGCAAATGGGAGCTCCAGCGCAGCTGCATCTATCGCGGCGGAGCTCGCCGTTTCTGGCTGCGCCGCCGGATCATGCGGGTCCGCCGCACTGCCTGA